The following coding sequences lie in one Heterodontus francisci isolate sHetFra1 unplaced genomic scaffold, sHetFra1.hap1 HAP1_SCAFFOLD_397, whole genome shotgun sequence genomic window:
- the LOC137360899 gene encoding G-protein coupled receptor 15-like, producing MSAADLLVIILDLILRQIPIVYLQQFEFLRSIPVCNIHAILLYAATDCSVWFTVTFTFDRFVAICCQKLKSKYCREETAGLVLGTVTVLSCLKNIFWYFLLTDQYQLWNIPWFCDVTVDVLESRTWETIEFLHNILTPCVPFVMMLNAVTVRHILVSSRTRRRLRAHSSEESHRDPEMESRRKSIILLLVISGNFILLWAVLMVFSIWNRMLFLGYDSLFLPAYLLELGFMLQLVSCCTNTAIYAVTQTQFSEQLKNIVKYPLSPIIKCIQLNR from the coding sequence atgtctgcggcggatctactggtcattatcctcgacctgatattgaggcagattcccattgtttatttgCAACAGTTTGAATTCCTGAGGTCcattcccgtgtgtaatatccatgccatcctgctttatgcagccacagattgctctgtctggttcaccgttacTTTCACCTTCGATAgatttgttgccatttgttgccagaaattgaaaagtaaatattgccgtGAAGAAACGGCGGGTTTGGTTCTGGGAACAGTCACAGTGctaagctgtttaaagaacatcttctggtattttctgTTGACAGATCAGTATCAGTTGTGGAACatcccctggttttgtgatgtaacagtgGATGTTCTGGAATCTCGGACCTGggaaacaatcgagttcctccacaacattctaaccccctgTGTCCCATTTGTGATGATGCTCAatgctgtcactgtcagacacattttagtgagcagcagaactCGCagaagactccgggctcacagcagtgaggAAAGtcacagagacccagagatggagagccgaaggaaatccatcattttactgttagttatctcggggaatttcatcctgttatgggcagtCCTGATGGTGTTTTCGATATGGAACCGGATGCTCTTTTTGGGGTATGATTCTCTTTTTCTACCTGCATATCTgctggaattgggcttcatgctgcagttggtgagttgctgcacaaacactgcgatttacgctgtgacccagactcagttcagtgaACAGTTGAAGAATATCGTGAAATATCCTCTTTCCCCAATTATTAAATGCATTCAATTGAATCGCTGA